Proteins from a genomic interval of Zingiber officinale cultivar Zhangliang chromosome 1B, Zo_v1.1, whole genome shotgun sequence:
- the LOC121989608 gene encoding calnexin homolog yields MFSSTNSNKLNKVVVVPFSHPMPLLLQKKIFDVLYRIADIPFLKPYQIKIIDVIEKAEKQPTVTIGVLVSTVVVFSTVIVRILFGSKKKPQRQVSAPSASKTKSAETVGNDSPGTNEEKEEIKRM; encoded by the exons ATGTTTAGTTCCACTAACTCTAATAAACTAAATAAAGTTGTTGTCGTACCCTTCTCACACCCAATGCCATTGTTATTGCAGAAGAAGATATTTGATGTTCTCTACAGGATAGCAGACattcctttcttgaaaccataCCAGATAAAAATCATT GATGTTATTGAGAAGGCAGAGAAACAACCTACCGTCACCATTGGAGTTCTGGTGTCCACGGTAGTGGTATTTTCCACTGTCATAGTCAGGATTCTCTTTGGTAGCAAAAAGAAACCTCAG AGACAAGTCTCAGCACCGTCTGCTTCCAAAACCAAGTCAGCCGAAACTGTTGGGAATGATTCTCCAGGCActaatgaagagaaagaagagatcaAGAGAATGTAA